The following coding sequences lie in one Stigmatopora argus isolate UIUO_Sarg chromosome 5, RoL_Sarg_1.0, whole genome shotgun sequence genomic window:
- the LOC144074830 gene encoding TNF receptor-associated factor 2-like isoform X1 — translation MAAQEPSPPSSLEGNKPGFPKKILANSLEDKHLCNSCLKILRRPLQAQCGHRFCSFCFNKIVSSGPEKCDACIKEDLFEEPTSILKQGGAFPDNAARREVEALAAVCPNEGCTWTGTVKDFELSHEGNCDFAIILCPSCKELMRANEQERHDERECPERTLNCKYCKEPFLLKNIKAHDEICPKYPMICEGCAKKKIPREKYVDHIKFCSKFKAPCRFHVVGCDTSVEKEQIYDHERQCSYEHLNLLLHFIMGIKVSLESLQPQSLEITGHKLHELHQSLRDLELKMSHLGGGGTALSVQSACVPTLNTSFTPLPSAMGAALELQLQSEKTKVVELSRRCQELELKVNTFENIVCVLNREMERSCTTMEAYNRQHRLDQDKIEILNNKVRQLERTVSLRDLSIVEMEGKIREMSAATYDGTFVWKISDFTKKRQDAVAGRAPAMFSPAFYTSKYGYKMCLRIYLNGDGTGRGTHLSLFFVVMRGHSDALLKWPFNQKVTLMLLDQNNREHIIDAFRPDISSSSFQRPVSDMNIASGCPLFCPLSKLDTKNSYIRDDTIFIKATVDLTGL, via the exons ATGGCTGCTCAAGAGCCGTCTCCACCATCTTCCCTGGAAGGAAATAAACCAGGCTTCCCCAAGAAAATTTTAGCCAACAGCCTCGAGGACAAGCATTTGTGTAATTCTTGCCTGAAAATCCTTCGAAGGCCCTTACAGGCTCAGTGTGGTCACCGTTTTTGTTCGTTTTGTTTCAACAAAATAGTGAG TTCTGGTCCTGAAAAATGTGACGCTTGCATCAAAGAAGATTTATTTGAGGAACCAACGTCGATTCTCAAACAAGGAGGT GCTTTTCCCGACAATGCAGCTCGGAGAGAAGTGGAAGCCTTGGCAGCTGTTTGCCCCAATGAAGGATGTACATGGACAGGGACTGTCAAAGATTTTGAG CTTAGCCATGAGGGCAACTGCGACTTTGCCATCATCTTGTGCCCTTCCTGCAAAGAGTTAATGAGAGCCAACGAACAAGAACGCCACGATGAGCGAGAATGTCCGGAGAGGACACTCAACTGTAAATACTGCAAAGAACCATTCCTTTTAAAGAACATCAAG gctcaTGATGAAATATGCCCGAAGTACCCAATGATCTGTGAAggttgtgcaaagaaaaagaTACCCAGAGAAAAG tATGTGGACCATATTAAGTTCTGCAGTAAATTTAAAGCACCATGCAGATTTCATGTTGTTGGCTGCGATACGTCT GTGGAGAAGGAGCAGATCTATGACCACGAGCGTCAATGTTCGTACGAACACCTCAACCTACTTCTGCATTTCATCATGGGAATCAAGGTGAGCCTAGAGAGCCTGCAGCCTCAAAGCCTGGAGATCACTGGACACAAGTTGCATGAGCTCCACCAGTCCCTCAGAGACTTAGAACTCAAGATGAGTCACCTTGGTGGAGGCGGCACCGCATTGTCCGTGCAGAGTGCATGTGTGCCAACGCTCAACACCTCGTTCACGCCGCTCCCGAGCGCTATGGGTGCCGCCCTGGAGCTCCAACTCCAAAGTGAAAAGACCAAGGTGGTCGAGTTGAGTCGACGCTGCCAAGAGCTGGAGCTGAAAGTGAATACATTCGAGAACATCGTTTGTGTCCTCAATCGGGAGATGGAGCGCTCCTGCACCACTATGGAAGCCTACAACCGGCAACATCGACTGGACCAAGATAAAATTGAGATCCTCAATAACAAG gttCGTCAGTTGGAGAGAACTGTAAGTCTGCGGGACTTGTCCATCGTCGAGATGGAGGGAAAGATTAGGGAGATGTCAGCAGCTACTTATGATGGAACATTTGTGTGGAAGATCTCCGATTTTACAAAGAAGAGACAGGATGCTGTCGCTGGCCGAGCACCTGCTATGTTTTCTCCTG CCTTTTATACAAGTAAATACGGCTACAAGATGTGCTTGCGTATCTACCTAAATGGAGATGGGACAGGAAGGGGCACTCATTTATCTCTCTTCTTTGTTGTGATGAGAGGACACAGTGACGCACTCCTTAAATGGCCTTTTAATCAAAAG GTCACCCTAATGCTGCTCGACCAGAACAACAGGGAGCACATAATCGATGCTTTCCGGCCTGatatctcatcctcatccttcCAAAGGCCCGTCAGCGATATGAACATTGCCAGTGGCTGCCCACTCTTCTGTCCACTCTCCAAACTAGACACTAAAAACTCTTACATTCGTGATGATACTATATTCATCAAGGCCACTGTTGACCTCACAGGCCTCTAG
- the LOC144074830 gene encoding TNF receptor-associated factor 2-like isoform X3: MAAQEPSPPSSLEGNKPGFPKKILANSLEDKHLCNSCLKILRRPLQAQCGHRFCSFCFNKIVSSGPEKCDACIKEDLFEEPTSILKQGGAFPDNAARREVEALAAVCPNEGCTWTGTVKDFELSHEGNCDFAIILCPSCKELMRANEQERHDERECPERTLNCKYCKEPFLLKNIKVEKEQIYDHERQCSYEHLNLLLHFIMGIKVSLESLQPQSLEITGHKLHELHQSLRDLELKMSHLGGGGTALSVQSACVPTLNTSFTPLPSAMGAALELQLQSEKTKVVELSRRCQELELKVNTFENIVCVLNREMERSCTTMEAYNRQHRLDQDKIEILNNKVRQLERTVSLRDLSIVEMEGKIREMSAATYDGTFVWKISDFTKKRQDAVAGRAPAMFSPAFYTSKYGYKMCLRIYLNGDGTGRGTHLSLFFVVMRGHSDALLKWPFNQKVTLMLLDQNNREHIIDAFRPDISSSSFQRPVSDMNIASGCPLFCPLSKLDTKNSYIRDDTIFIKATVDLTGL; encoded by the exons ATGGCTGCTCAAGAGCCGTCTCCACCATCTTCCCTGGAAGGAAATAAACCAGGCTTCCCCAAGAAAATTTTAGCCAACAGCCTCGAGGACAAGCATTTGTGTAATTCTTGCCTGAAAATCCTTCGAAGGCCCTTACAGGCTCAGTGTGGTCACCGTTTTTGTTCGTTTTGTTTCAACAAAATAGTGAG TTCTGGTCCTGAAAAATGTGACGCTTGCATCAAAGAAGATTTATTTGAGGAACCAACGTCGATTCTCAAACAAGGAGGT GCTTTTCCCGACAATGCAGCTCGGAGAGAAGTGGAAGCCTTGGCAGCTGTTTGCCCCAATGAAGGATGTACATGGACAGGGACTGTCAAAGATTTTGAG CTTAGCCATGAGGGCAACTGCGACTTTGCCATCATCTTGTGCCCTTCCTGCAAAGAGTTAATGAGAGCCAACGAACAAGAACGCCACGATGAGCGAGAATGTCCGGAGAGGACACTCAACTGTAAATACTGCAAAGAACCATTCCTTTTAAAGAACATCAAG GTGGAGAAGGAGCAGATCTATGACCACGAGCGTCAATGTTCGTACGAACACCTCAACCTACTTCTGCATTTCATCATGGGAATCAAGGTGAGCCTAGAGAGCCTGCAGCCTCAAAGCCTGGAGATCACTGGACACAAGTTGCATGAGCTCCACCAGTCCCTCAGAGACTTAGAACTCAAGATGAGTCACCTTGGTGGAGGCGGCACCGCATTGTCCGTGCAGAGTGCATGTGTGCCAACGCTCAACACCTCGTTCACGCCGCTCCCGAGCGCTATGGGTGCCGCCCTGGAGCTCCAACTCCAAAGTGAAAAGACCAAGGTGGTCGAGTTGAGTCGACGCTGCCAAGAGCTGGAGCTGAAAGTGAATACATTCGAGAACATCGTTTGTGTCCTCAATCGGGAGATGGAGCGCTCCTGCACCACTATGGAAGCCTACAACCGGCAACATCGACTGGACCAAGATAAAATTGAGATCCTCAATAACAAG gttCGTCAGTTGGAGAGAACTGTAAGTCTGCGGGACTTGTCCATCGTCGAGATGGAGGGAAAGATTAGGGAGATGTCAGCAGCTACTTATGATGGAACATTTGTGTGGAAGATCTCCGATTTTACAAAGAAGAGACAGGATGCTGTCGCTGGCCGAGCACCTGCTATGTTTTCTCCTG CCTTTTATACAAGTAAATACGGCTACAAGATGTGCTTGCGTATCTACCTAAATGGAGATGGGACAGGAAGGGGCACTCATTTATCTCTCTTCTTTGTTGTGATGAGAGGACACAGTGACGCACTCCTTAAATGGCCTTTTAATCAAAAG GTCACCCTAATGCTGCTCGACCAGAACAACAGGGAGCACATAATCGATGCTTTCCGGCCTGatatctcatcctcatccttcCAAAGGCCCGTCAGCGATATGAACATTGCCAGTGGCTGCCCACTCTTCTGTCCACTCTCCAAACTAGACACTAAAAACTCTTACATTCGTGATGATACTATATTCATCAAGGCCACTGTTGACCTCACAGGCCTCTAG
- the LOC144074830 gene encoding TNF receptor-associated factor 2-like isoform X2, with the protein MAAQEPSPPSSLEGNKPGFPKKILANSLEDKHLCNSCLKILRRPLQAQCGHRFCSFCFNKIVSSGPEKCDACIKEDLFEEPTSILKQGGAFPDNAARREVEALAAVCPNEGCTWTGTVKDFELSHEGNCDFAIILCPSCKELMRANEQERHDERECPERTLNCKYCKEPFLLKNIKAHDEICPKYPMICEGCAKKKIPREKVEKEQIYDHERQCSYEHLNLLLHFIMGIKVSLESLQPQSLEITGHKLHELHQSLRDLELKMSHLGGGGTALSVQSACVPTLNTSFTPLPSAMGAALELQLQSEKTKVVELSRRCQELELKVNTFENIVCVLNREMERSCTTMEAYNRQHRLDQDKIEILNNKVRQLERTVSLRDLSIVEMEGKIREMSAATYDGTFVWKISDFTKKRQDAVAGRAPAMFSPAFYTSKYGYKMCLRIYLNGDGTGRGTHLSLFFVVMRGHSDALLKWPFNQKVTLMLLDQNNREHIIDAFRPDISSSSFQRPVSDMNIASGCPLFCPLSKLDTKNSYIRDDTIFIKATVDLTGL; encoded by the exons ATGGCTGCTCAAGAGCCGTCTCCACCATCTTCCCTGGAAGGAAATAAACCAGGCTTCCCCAAGAAAATTTTAGCCAACAGCCTCGAGGACAAGCATTTGTGTAATTCTTGCCTGAAAATCCTTCGAAGGCCCTTACAGGCTCAGTGTGGTCACCGTTTTTGTTCGTTTTGTTTCAACAAAATAGTGAG TTCTGGTCCTGAAAAATGTGACGCTTGCATCAAAGAAGATTTATTTGAGGAACCAACGTCGATTCTCAAACAAGGAGGT GCTTTTCCCGACAATGCAGCTCGGAGAGAAGTGGAAGCCTTGGCAGCTGTTTGCCCCAATGAAGGATGTACATGGACAGGGACTGTCAAAGATTTTGAG CTTAGCCATGAGGGCAACTGCGACTTTGCCATCATCTTGTGCCCTTCCTGCAAAGAGTTAATGAGAGCCAACGAACAAGAACGCCACGATGAGCGAGAATGTCCGGAGAGGACACTCAACTGTAAATACTGCAAAGAACCATTCCTTTTAAAGAACATCAAG gctcaTGATGAAATATGCCCGAAGTACCCAATGATCTGTGAAggttgtgcaaagaaaaagaTACCCAGAGAAAAG GTGGAGAAGGAGCAGATCTATGACCACGAGCGTCAATGTTCGTACGAACACCTCAACCTACTTCTGCATTTCATCATGGGAATCAAGGTGAGCCTAGAGAGCCTGCAGCCTCAAAGCCTGGAGATCACTGGACACAAGTTGCATGAGCTCCACCAGTCCCTCAGAGACTTAGAACTCAAGATGAGTCACCTTGGTGGAGGCGGCACCGCATTGTCCGTGCAGAGTGCATGTGTGCCAACGCTCAACACCTCGTTCACGCCGCTCCCGAGCGCTATGGGTGCCGCCCTGGAGCTCCAACTCCAAAGTGAAAAGACCAAGGTGGTCGAGTTGAGTCGACGCTGCCAAGAGCTGGAGCTGAAAGTGAATACATTCGAGAACATCGTTTGTGTCCTCAATCGGGAGATGGAGCGCTCCTGCACCACTATGGAAGCCTACAACCGGCAACATCGACTGGACCAAGATAAAATTGAGATCCTCAATAACAAG gttCGTCAGTTGGAGAGAACTGTAAGTCTGCGGGACTTGTCCATCGTCGAGATGGAGGGAAAGATTAGGGAGATGTCAGCAGCTACTTATGATGGAACATTTGTGTGGAAGATCTCCGATTTTACAAAGAAGAGACAGGATGCTGTCGCTGGCCGAGCACCTGCTATGTTTTCTCCTG CCTTTTATACAAGTAAATACGGCTACAAGATGTGCTTGCGTATCTACCTAAATGGAGATGGGACAGGAAGGGGCACTCATTTATCTCTCTTCTTTGTTGTGATGAGAGGACACAGTGACGCACTCCTTAAATGGCCTTTTAATCAAAAG GTCACCCTAATGCTGCTCGACCAGAACAACAGGGAGCACATAATCGATGCTTTCCGGCCTGatatctcatcctcatccttcCAAAGGCCCGTCAGCGATATGAACATTGCCAGTGGCTGCCCACTCTTCTGTCCACTCTCCAAACTAGACACTAAAAACTCTTACATTCGTGATGATACTATATTCATCAAGGCCACTGTTGACCTCACAGGCCTCTAG